A single region of the Bicyclus anynana chromosome 14, ilBicAnyn1.1, whole genome shotgun sequence genome encodes:
- the LOC112046207 gene encoding zinc finger protein 628, whose product MDIIKDEIKMETEEFHLPWDKSNIVASEEVICGIDSEQNESYSNMTSEEIIAHTDQMAAENLMFLSQDVVSYTESAELAEDPSVECVTEEVITDDWVIPGGQERVEVPLEHLAVPIQDVKIENDIDVPLPTDQDEYTAMRPWPCDFCSRRFRKKAALMNHMVAHQNDRPHACNLCGVRYVRKCDLMNHLKVHAMVPDTPDMIDYEEIVPPIMKTKKKRGRRKKVAEPVENGVWEHMTSARTQQWSRRGRTPPKPEPAPAPPSPPSPSPSPPAPAPPPADPSRPFVCRHCGVGFAREKALQSHARVHGGDSPVECGECGELCWSREALRAHCAARHPHLAPAAAHAAPAADLVYEDNSGDDMEFRLSPVAHSGSERERDRDRMMDVRGPELFCSDCGVAFQRADLLRRHVAAAHSYKRHNSTSSTWEQEHTCDVCGESCTDALQLLAHAERHAERPRTNNRLKRMGRGRNNTTSASGARQFPCRECGKVFGSRSSQQIHVRIHTGERPYACRFCWKAFADGGTLRKHERIHTGEKPYACAVCPRAFNQRVVLREHVRSHHSAPDRRANGGYLYCCVVCGRPMHSSVELAQHIIQHCDENTALKRQPQNGPRKYKRRRKIKTELSTSPLPWTRGSPSPLPSAAASRSPSPAPSPARSHSPSRTLSRSPTPPPARTPRAPRVPRVAPPARRRRRRGPAVPLPRPKMIHTEEPRTKAKQTRNRRPPRHPADDLLAIGPHSPSPPPVDPVDDAPASEEGVYKCEMCSMEFPRRDALLLHVPIHI is encoded by the exons ATGGATATAATTAAAGATGAAATCAAAATGGAAACAGAGGAATTCCACCTTCCATGGGACAAG tCCAATATAGTGGCATCTGAAGAAGTAATATGTGGCATTGATTCTGAACAGAATGAATCATATAGCAATATg ACCTCAGAAGAAATAATAGCACACACAGATCAAATGGCAGCAGAAAACCTGATGTTCCTTTCTCAAGATGTTGTGAGCTACACAGAAAGTGCTGAGTTGGCGGAGGACCCTAGTGTGGAGTGTGTTACTGAAGAAGTCATTACTGATGACTGGGTCATACCTGGGGGTCAGGAAAG AGTTGAAGTGCCTTTAGAACATTTAGCAGTACCCATTCAAGATGTTAAAATTGAGAATGACATAGATGTACCACTGCCTACAGATCAA GATGAATACACAGCAATGCGTCCATGGCCCTGCGACTTCTGCTCGCGGCGCTTCCGCAAGAAGGCCGCGCTCATGAACCACATGGTGGCGCATCAGAACGACCGGCCGCACGCCTGCAACCTGTGCGGGGTCCGATATGTGCGCAAGTGTGACCTCATGAACCATCTTAAAGTGCATGCTATGGTGCCAGACACACCTGACATGATAGATTATG AAGAAATTGTTCCACCAATAatgaaaacaaagaaaaagagAGGTAGACGGAAAAAGGTTGCAGAACCAGTGGAG AACGGCGTGTGGGAGCACATGACGTCAGCGCGCACACAGCAATGGTCGCGCCGCGGCCGCACGCCGCCCAAACCTGAGCCAGCCCCCGCGCCGCCCTCGCCGCCCTCGCCCTCGCCTTCGCCTCCAGCGCCGGCGCCGCCCCCCGCAGACCCTTCGCGCCCATTCGTGTGCCGGCATTGCGGCGTAGGGTTCGCTAGAGAGAAAGCGCTACAGTCGCATGCGAGG GTGCACGGCGGCGACTCGCCCGTGGAATGCGGCGAGTGCGGCGAGCTGTGCTGGTCGCGCGAGGCGCTGCGTGCGCACTGCGCGGCGCGCCACCCGCACCTGGCGCCCGCCGCGGCGCACGCAGCGCCCGCCGCTGACCTCGTCTACGAGGACAACTCTG GCGACGACATGGAGTTCAGACTGTCGCCGGTGGCGCACAGCGGCAGCGAGCGCGAGAGAGATCGGGACAGAATGATGGACGTGCGCGGGCCGGAGCTGTTTTGCAGTGACTGCGGCGTGGCCTTCCAGCGCGCGGACCTGCTGCGCCGGCACGTGGCAGCCGCGCACAG TTACAAGAGGCACAACAGCACGAGCAGCACGTGGGAGCAGGAGCACACGTGCGACGTGTGCGGCGAGAGCTGCACCGACGCGCTGCAGCTGCTGGCGCACGCGGAGCGACACGCCGAGCGCCCGCGCACCAACAATAG ATTAAAACGAATGGGCCGAGGTCGAAATAATACGACCTCTGCAAGCGGCGCGAGACAATTCCCGTGCAGAGAGTGTG GCAAAGTGTTCGGGTCGCGCAGCTCTCAACAGATCCACGTGCGCATCCACACGGGCGAGCGGCCGTACGCATGCCGGTTCTGTTGGAAAGCTTTCGCAGACGGCGGCACGCTAAGGAAACACGAGCGGATACACACCG GCGAAAAGCCATACGCATGCGCAGTGTGCCCGCGCGCGTTCAACCAGCGCGTCGTGCTGCGGGAGCACGTGCGCTCACACCACTCCGCGCCGGACAGACGCGCCAACG GAGGGTACCTGTATTGTTGTGTTGTCTGCGGGCGGCCTATGCATTCTAGCGTGGAGTTGGCCCAACATATCATTCAGCATTGCGACGAAAACACGGCGTTGAAAAGACAACCTCAG AACGGGCCGAGGAAATACAAAAGGAGGCGGAAAATTAAAACGGAGCTGTCGACATCTCCGCTACCGTGGACGCGCGGCTCCCCCTCGCCGCTGCCGTCCGCGGCCGCGTCCCGCTCGCCGTCCCCCGCCCCCTCCCCCGCGCGCTCCCACTCCCCGTCGCGCACGCTCTCCCGCTCGCCGACGCCTCCCCCCGCGCGCACGCCCCGCGCCCCCCGGGTTCCCCGCGTGGCCccgcccgcgcgccgccgccgacgcCGTGGCCCCGCCGTCCCGCTGCCGCGCCCCAAGATGATACACACCGAGGAGCCTCGCACTAAAGCTAAACAG ACCCGGAACCGCAGGCCACCCAGACATCCCGCTGACGACCTCCTAGCTATCGGACCCCACTCGCCGTCCCCACCTCCGGTGGACCCCGTGGACGACGCGCCGGCCTCCGAGGAGGGGGTCTATAAATGCGAGATGTGCTCCATGGAGTTTCCGCGTAGAGATGCCTTACTATTGCACGTGCCTATACATATATGA
- the LOC112046199 gene encoding BET1 homolog, producing the protein MRRARDGYPYQPIPRAPTDDVLEHENERMAGELGDKISTLKHMSIEIGNEVRYQDKILRGLDDDVDRSSGFLGKTMGRVLKLGKGNHNYYIVYLFLFSIFVFFLLYVVLKFR; encoded by the coding sequence ATGCGTCGAGCCAGAGATGGCTACCCATATCAGCCCATACCCAGGGCCCCCACAGACGACGTGCTTGAACACGAAAATGAAAGAATGGCTGGAGAGCTAGGTGATAAAATCTCTACATTAAAACATATGTCGATAGAAATCGGCAATGAGGTTCGATATCAAGATAAAATATTAAGAGGATTGGATGATGATGTAGACAGAAGCTCCGGCTTTCTTGGAAAAACTATGGGAAGAGTACTCAAACTGGGAAAAGGGAACCACAACTATTACATAGTATATTTATTCCTCTTTTCTATCTTCGTatttttcttactttatgtagttttaaaatttaGGTGA